In the Gasterosteus aculeatus chromosome X, fGasAcu3.hap1.1, whole genome shotgun sequence genome, one interval contains:
- the snx20 gene encoding sorting nexin-20 isoform X3, translating into MLHVLQAVDQMFVMAEPEDQTEKNQKSPDGPPSCSCLTTKELQQNLKAVKRNDQPVKLLFEIPSTRIIEKVLSKYVVYEVVVMRSGTFDLRRVSVERRYSDFLRLHRDLLEEFQEELEDVVLPRKLLSRNFCPEAIAGRRLALQDYLADLYATRCVRHSPHFHRFLTQPEQRRAHGLLRAGRFLLAVQQLHDVLEIEEKLLPWQNPTLTVPTLSALAVCYRDLKEPERAFAAAQRALPPTRRYGLNRYRASLLELLVDLGYQLGCPVAQLQEELSLLRERGEVNSHSLKELVVHEFT; encoded by the exons atgCTTCATGTCTTGCAGGCTGTGGATCAGATGTTTGTTATGGCAGAACCTGAAGACCAGACTGAGAAGAACCAGAAGTCTCCAG atggacCTCCCAGTTGTTCATGTCTGACCACtaaggagctgcagcagaacctGAAAGCCGTGAAGAGGAACGATCAACCTGTCAAGCTTCTGTTTGAAATCCCGTCAACTCGGATCATCGAAAAAGTTCTGTCCAAATACGTG GTGTACGAGGTTGTGGTGATGCGGTCTGGTACCTTCGATTTGCGTCGCGTGTCCGTGGAGCGCCGCTACAGCGACTTCCTCCGCCTCCACCGAGATCTGCTGGAGGAGTTccaagaggagctggaggatgtGGTCCTCCCACGAAAGCTGCTGAGCCGGAACTTCTGCCCAGAGGCCATCGCGGGGCGCCGCCTCGCCCTCCAGGACTACTTGGCAGACCTCTACGCCACACGCTGCGTGCGCCATTCGCCTCATTTCCACCGGTTCCTCACCCAGCCGGAGCAGAGGCGGGCCCACGGCCTGCTAAGAGCAGGACGGTTCCTTCTTGCCGTGCAGCAGCTGCATGACGTCCTGGAGattgaggagaagctgctgcccTGGCAGAACCCCACCCTGACTGTGCCGACCCTCTCCGCCCTGGCGGTCTGCTACCGTGACCTGAAGGAACCAGAGAGGGCCTTCGCTGCGGCACAGAGAGCGCTGCCACCCACGAGACGCTACGGACTGAACCGTTACCGGGCCtcactgctggagctgctggtggactTGGGTTATCAGCTAGGATGTCCTGTGGCTCAGCtacaggaggagctgagcctgctgagggagaggggggaggtgaACTCCCACTCCCTGAAGGAGTTAGTGGTCCACGAGTTCACCTGA
- the snx20 gene encoding sorting nexin-20 isoform X2, producing the protein MLHVLQAVDQMFVMAEPEDQTEKNQKSPGSDFYITFSAISSSPYLSSPSTSRVCVCVDGPPSCSCLTTKELQQNLKAVKRNDQPVKLLFEIPSTRIIEKVLSKYVVYEVVVMRSGTFDLRRVSVERRYSDFLRLHRDLLEEFQEELEDVVLPRKLLSRNFCPEAIAGRRLALQDYLADLYATRCVRHSPHFHRFLTQPEQRRAHGLLRAGRFLLAVQQLHDVLEIEEKLLPWQNPTLTVPTLSALAVCYRDLKEPERAFAAAQRALPPTRRYGLNRYRASLLELLVDLGYQLGCPVAQLQEELSLLRERGEVNSHSLKELVVHEFT; encoded by the exons atgCTTCATGTCTTGCAGGCTGTGGATCAGATGTTTGTTATGGCAGAACCTGAAGACCAGACTGAGAAGAACCAGAAGTCTCCAGGTTCAGATTTTTACATCACCTTTTCCGctatttcttcttctccttatcTTTCATCTCCTTCTacttctcgtgtgtgtgtgtgtgtagatggacCTCCCAGTTGTTCATGTCTGACCACtaaggagctgcagcagaacctGAAAGCCGTGAAGAGGAACGATCAACCTGTCAAGCTTCTGTTTGAAATCCCGTCAACTCGGATCATCGAAAAAGTTCTGTCCAAATACGTG GTGTACGAGGTTGTGGTGATGCGGTCTGGTACCTTCGATTTGCGTCGCGTGTCCGTGGAGCGCCGCTACAGCGACTTCCTCCGCCTCCACCGAGATCTGCTGGAGGAGTTccaagaggagctggaggatgtGGTCCTCCCACGAAAGCTGCTGAGCCGGAACTTCTGCCCAGAGGCCATCGCGGGGCGCCGCCTCGCCCTCCAGGACTACTTGGCAGACCTCTACGCCACACGCTGCGTGCGCCATTCGCCTCATTTCCACCGGTTCCTCACCCAGCCGGAGCAGAGGCGGGCCCACGGCCTGCTAAGAGCAGGACGGTTCCTTCTTGCCGTGCAGCAGCTGCATGACGTCCTGGAGattgaggagaagctgctgcccTGGCAGAACCCCACCCTGACTGTGCCGACCCTCTCCGCCCTGGCGGTCTGCTACCGTGACCTGAAGGAACCAGAGAGGGCCTTCGCTGCGGCACAGAGAGCGCTGCCACCCACGAGACGCTACGGACTGAACCGTTACCGGGCCtcactgctggagctgctggtggactTGGGTTATCAGCTAGGATGTCCTGTGGCTCAGCtacaggaggagctgagcctgctgagggagaggggggaggtgaACTCCCACTCCCTGAAGGAGTTAGTGGTCCACGAGTTCACCTGA
- the snx20 gene encoding sorting nexin-20 isoform X4 — MFVMAEPEDQTEKNQKSPDGPPSCSCLTTKELQQNLKAVKRNDQPVKLLFEIPSTRIIEKVLSKYVVYEVVVMRSGTFDLRRVSVERRYSDFLRLHRDLLEEFQEELEDVVLPRKLLSRNFCPEAIAGRRLALQDYLADLYATRCVRHSPHFHRFLTQPEQRRAHGLLRAGRFLLAVQQLHDVLEIEEKLLPWQNPTLTVPTLSALAVCYRDLKEPERAFAAAQRALPPTRRYGLNRYRASLLELLVDLGYQLGCPVAQLQEELSLLRERGEVNSHSLKELVVHEFT, encoded by the exons ATGTTTGTTATGGCAGAACCTGAAGACCAGACTGAGAAGAACCAGAAGTCTCCAG atggacCTCCCAGTTGTTCATGTCTGACCACtaaggagctgcagcagaacctGAAAGCCGTGAAGAGGAACGATCAACCTGTCAAGCTTCTGTTTGAAATCCCGTCAACTCGGATCATCGAAAAAGTTCTGTCCAAATACGTG GTGTACGAGGTTGTGGTGATGCGGTCTGGTACCTTCGATTTGCGTCGCGTGTCCGTGGAGCGCCGCTACAGCGACTTCCTCCGCCTCCACCGAGATCTGCTGGAGGAGTTccaagaggagctggaggatgtGGTCCTCCCACGAAAGCTGCTGAGCCGGAACTTCTGCCCAGAGGCCATCGCGGGGCGCCGCCTCGCCCTCCAGGACTACTTGGCAGACCTCTACGCCACACGCTGCGTGCGCCATTCGCCTCATTTCCACCGGTTCCTCACCCAGCCGGAGCAGAGGCGGGCCCACGGCCTGCTAAGAGCAGGACGGTTCCTTCTTGCCGTGCAGCAGCTGCATGACGTCCTGGAGattgaggagaagctgctgcccTGGCAGAACCCCACCCTGACTGTGCCGACCCTCTCCGCCCTGGCGGTCTGCTACCGTGACCTGAAGGAACCAGAGAGGGCCTTCGCTGCGGCACAGAGAGCGCTGCCACCCACGAGACGCTACGGACTGAACCGTTACCGGGCCtcactgctggagctgctggtggactTGGGTTATCAGCTAGGATGTCCTGTGGCTCAGCtacaggaggagctgagcctgctgagggagaggggggaggtgaACTCCCACTCCCTGAAGGAGTTAGTGGTCCACGAGTTCACCTGA
- the snx20 gene encoding sorting nexin-20 isoform X1, with amino-acid sequence MFVMAEPEDQTEKNQKSPGSDFYITFSAISSSPYLSSPSTSRVCVCVDGPPSCSCLTTKELQQNLKAVKRNDQPVKLLFEIPSTRIIEKVLSKYVVYEVVVMRSGTFDLRRVSVERRYSDFLRLHRDLLEEFQEELEDVVLPRKLLSRNFCPEAIAGRRLALQDYLADLYATRCVRHSPHFHRFLTQPEQRRAHGLLRAGRFLLAVQQLHDVLEIEEKLLPWQNPTLTVPTLSALAVCYRDLKEPERAFAAAQRALPPTRRYGLNRYRASLLELLVDLGYQLGCPVAQLQEELSLLRERGEVNSHSLKELVVHEFT; translated from the exons ATGTTTGTTATGGCAGAACCTGAAGACCAGACTGAGAAGAACCAGAAGTCTCCAGGTTCAGATTTTTACATCACCTTTTCCGctatttcttcttctccttatcTTTCATCTCCTTCTacttctcgtgtgtgtgtgtgtgtagatggacCTCCCAGTTGTTCATGTCTGACCACtaaggagctgcagcagaacctGAAAGCCGTGAAGAGGAACGATCAACCTGTCAAGCTTCTGTTTGAAATCCCGTCAACTCGGATCATCGAAAAAGTTCTGTCCAAATACGTG GTGTACGAGGTTGTGGTGATGCGGTCTGGTACCTTCGATTTGCGTCGCGTGTCCGTGGAGCGCCGCTACAGCGACTTCCTCCGCCTCCACCGAGATCTGCTGGAGGAGTTccaagaggagctggaggatgtGGTCCTCCCACGAAAGCTGCTGAGCCGGAACTTCTGCCCAGAGGCCATCGCGGGGCGCCGCCTCGCCCTCCAGGACTACTTGGCAGACCTCTACGCCACACGCTGCGTGCGCCATTCGCCTCATTTCCACCGGTTCCTCACCCAGCCGGAGCAGAGGCGGGCCCACGGCCTGCTAAGAGCAGGACGGTTCCTTCTTGCCGTGCAGCAGCTGCATGACGTCCTGGAGattgaggagaagctgctgcccTGGCAGAACCCCACCCTGACTGTGCCGACCCTCTCCGCCCTGGCGGTCTGCTACCGTGACCTGAAGGAACCAGAGAGGGCCTTCGCTGCGGCACAGAGAGCGCTGCCACCCACGAGACGCTACGGACTGAACCGTTACCGGGCCtcactgctggagctgctggtggactTGGGTTATCAGCTAGGATGTCCTGTGGCTCAGCtacaggaggagctgagcctgctgagggagaggggggaggtgaACTCCCACTCCCTGAAGGAGTTAGTGGTCCACGAGTTCACCTGA
- the mphosph6 gene encoding M-phase phosphoprotein 6 isoform X1, with product MADDNMKLSKNLLRMKFMQRGLDDEMKKQLEEDEKRIISDEHWYLDLPELKAKENFIIEEKSFVPCEGLKFGRISFKGFNPEVERLMLLMNPQVDEEEEEEEETSRMPADVTDEEMARRYESLVSSMKKKFSTK from the exons ATGGCGGACGACAACATGAAACTCTCCAAGAACCTTTTACGCATGAAG TTCATGCAGAGGGGTCTGgatgatgagatgaaaaagcagctggaggaagatGAGAAGAGGATCATCAGTGATGAGCATTGGTACCTCGACCTGCCGGAGCTCAAAGCCAAAGA GAACTTCATCATCGAGGAGAAGAGTTTCGTTCCCTGTGAAGGACTAAAGTTTGGTCGGATCTCCTTTAAAGGGTTTAATCCAGAAGTGGAG AGACTGATGCTGTTAATGAATCCACAAgttgacgaggaggaggaggaggaagaagaaacaagcCGGATGCCAGCGGACGTCACAGACGAGGAGATGGCTCGCAG GTACGAGAGTCTGGTGAGCAGCATGAAGAAGAAGTTCAGTACGAAGTGA
- the mphosph6 gene encoding M-phase phosphoprotein 6 isoform X2: MFMQRGLDDEMKKQLEEDEKRIISDEHWYLDLPELKAKENFIIEEKSFVPCEGLKFGRISFKGFNPEVERLMLLMNPQVDEEEEEEEETSRMPADVTDEEMARRYESLVSSMKKKFSTK; encoded by the exons ATG TTCATGCAGAGGGGTCTGgatgatgagatgaaaaagcagctggaggaagatGAGAAGAGGATCATCAGTGATGAGCATTGGTACCTCGACCTGCCGGAGCTCAAAGCCAAAGA GAACTTCATCATCGAGGAGAAGAGTTTCGTTCCCTGTGAAGGACTAAAGTTTGGTCGGATCTCCTTTAAAGGGTTTAATCCAGAAGTGGAG AGACTGATGCTGTTAATGAATCCACAAgttgacgaggaggaggaggaggaagaagaaacaagcCGGATGCCAGCGGACGTCACAGACGAGGAGATGGCTCGCAG GTACGAGAGTCTGGTGAGCAGCATGAAGAAGAAGTTCAGTACGAAGTGA
- the mphosph6 gene encoding M-phase phosphoprotein 6 isoform X3 → MQRGLDDEMKKQLEEDEKRIISDEHWYLDLPELKAKENFIIEEKSFVPCEGLKFGRISFKGFNPEVERLMLLMNPQVDEEEEEEEETSRMPADVTDEEMARRYESLVSSMKKKFSTK, encoded by the exons ATGCAGAGGGGTCTGgatgatgagatgaaaaagcagctggaggaagatGAGAAGAGGATCATCAGTGATGAGCATTGGTACCTCGACCTGCCGGAGCTCAAAGCCAAAGA GAACTTCATCATCGAGGAGAAGAGTTTCGTTCCCTGTGAAGGACTAAAGTTTGGTCGGATCTCCTTTAAAGGGTTTAATCCAGAAGTGGAG AGACTGATGCTGTTAATGAATCCACAAgttgacgaggaggaggaggaggaagaagaaacaagcCGGATGCCAGCGGACGTCACAGACGAGGAGATGGCTCGCAG GTACGAGAGTCTGGTGAGCAGCATGAAGAAGAAGTTCAGTACGAAGTGA
- the gpia gene encoding glucose-6-phosphate isomerase a isoform X1, producing the protein MALTNDPNYKKLEQWYKANGGSLVMRDMFQRDQDRFSTFSTTLQTEDGEILLDYSKNLINQEVMAMLLAMAKSRGVEEARDQMFSGEKINFTEGRAVLHVALRNRSNTPIKVDGQDVMPEVNRVLDKMKTFCHRVRSGEWKGFSGKSITDVVNIGIGGSDLVSCVSPSLSLCLCLRLSNLCVCWSWSVQGPLMVTEALKPYSSGGPKVWFVSNIDGTHLAKTLAPLNAESTLFIIASKTFTTQETITNAESARDWFLQTANDKSAVAKHFVALSTNAVKVKDFGIDPANMFEFWDWVGGRYSLWSAIGLSIALHIGFENFEQLLSGAHWMDNHFRSVPLEQNVPVLLAVLGVWYINFFQAETQAMLPYDQYMHRFAAYFQQGDMESNGKYITKDGVRVNYHTGPIVWGEPGTNGQHAFYQLIHQGTRMIPADFLIPAQSQHPIRDNLHHKILAANFLAQTEALMKGKNSEEARAELEAGGLKGDALLQLLPHKVFEGNKPSNSIVFKKLSPFVLGALIAMYEHKIFVQGVMWGVNSYDQWGVELGKQLAKKIEPELQDGCEVSSHDSSTNGLIHFLKKNFA; encoded by the exons ATGGCGCTCACCAACGATCCCAACTACAAGAAGCTGGAGCAGTGGTACAAAGCTAACGGAGGGAGCCTCGTCATGAGGGACATGTTCCAGCGTGACCAGGATCGGTTCTCCAcgttcag CACCACCCTGCAGACTGAGGATGGAGAGATCCTGCTGGACTACTCCAAGAATCTCATCAACCAGGAAGTGATGGCCATGCTGCTCGccatg GCCAAGTCGAGGGGAGTGGAGGAGGCCAGAGACCAGATGTTCTCTGGAGAGAAGATCAACTTTACCGAG ggccGTGCCGTGCTCCACGTCGCTCTGCGTAACCGCTCCAACACACCCATCAAAGTGGACGGACAGGACGTGATGCCCGAGGTGAACCGCGTTCTGGACAAGATGAAGACCTTCTGCCAC AGGGTGCGTAGCGGTGAATGGAAAGGCTTCAGCGGGAAAAGCATCACTGATGTGGTGAACATCGGCATCGGAGGATCCGACCTGGTGAGCTGtgtgtctccgtctctgtcgctctgtctctgtctccgtctctctaatctgtgtgtgtgttggtcgtGGTCCGTTCAGGGACCTCTGATGGTGACTGAGGCTCTGAAGCCGTACTCCTCAGGAGGACCGAAGGTTTGGTTTGTCTCAAACATCGACGGGACTCACTTGGCCAAAACTCTGGCTCCTCTGAACGCAGAGAGCACCTTGTTCATCATCGCCTCCaag ACCTTCACCACTCAGGAGACCATCACCAACGCAGAGTCGGCCAGGGATTGGTTCCTGCAGACAGCCAATGAT AAATCTGCTGTGGCCAAGCATTTTGTGGCTCTGTCGACCAACGCG gtcaAAGTGAAGGACTTCGGTATCGACCCGGCCAACATGTTTGAGTTCTGGGAT TGGGTCGGAGGTCGTTACTCTCTGTGGTCGGCCATCGGTCTGTCCATCGCGCTGCACATTG GGTTTGAGAACTTTGAGCAGCTTCTGTCCGGAGCTCACTGGATG GACAACCACTTCCGTAGCGTCCCTCTGGAGCAAAATGTCCCCGTCCTGCTGGCTGTCCTTGGGGTGTGGTACATCAACTTCTTCCAAGCCGAAACTCAGGCCATGCTGCCCTACGACCAGTACATGCACCGCTTCGCTGCCTACTTCCAGCAG GGCGACATGGAGTCTAACGGTAAATACATCACCAAAGATGGAGTCAGAGTCAACTATCACACTGGACCAATCGTTTGGGGAGAACCAGGGACCAATGGCCAGCATGCCTTTTACCAGCTGATCCACCAAG GTACTCGTATGATTCCAGCGGACTTCCTCATTCCTGCTCAGTCTCAGCATCCAATCAGAGACAACCTCCACCACAAG ATCCTGGCGGCCAACTTCCTGGCTCAGACAGAAGCTCTGATGAAGGGGAAGAACTCTGAGGAGGCTCGAGCCGAGCTGGAGGCCGGCGGCCTGAAGGGAGacgctctgctgcagctgctgccgcATAAG GTCTTTGAAGGGAACAAGCCGAGTAACTCCATCGTCTTCAAGAAGCTCAGCCCATTCGTGCTGGGAGCTCTGATTG CGATGTACGAGCACAAGATCTTCGTTCAGGGTGTCATGTGGGGGGTCAACAGCTACGACCAGTGggg CGTGGAGCTCGGGAAGCAGCTGGCGAAGAAGATCGAGCCGGAGCTGCAGGACGGCTGTGAGGTCTCCTCCCACGACTCGTCCACAAACGGTCTCATCCACTTCCTGAAGAAGAACTTcgcctga
- the gpia gene encoding glucose-6-phosphate isomerase a isoform X2 — MALTNDPNYKKLEQWYKANGGSLVMRDMFQRDQDRFSTFSTTLQTEDGEILLDYSKNLINQEVMAMLLAMAKSRGVEEARDQMFSGEKINFTEGRAVLHVALRNRSNTPIKVDGQDVMPEVNRVLDKMKTFCHRVRSGEWKGFSGKSITDVVNIGIGGSDLGPLMVTEALKPYSSGGPKVWFVSNIDGTHLAKTLAPLNAESTLFIIASKTFTTQETITNAESARDWFLQTANDKSAVAKHFVALSTNAVKVKDFGIDPANMFEFWDWVGGRYSLWSAIGLSIALHIGFENFEQLLSGAHWMDNHFRSVPLEQNVPVLLAVLGVWYINFFQAETQAMLPYDQYMHRFAAYFQQGDMESNGKYITKDGVRVNYHTGPIVWGEPGTNGQHAFYQLIHQGTRMIPADFLIPAQSQHPIRDNLHHKILAANFLAQTEALMKGKNSEEARAELEAGGLKGDALLQLLPHKVFEGNKPSNSIVFKKLSPFVLGALIAMYEHKIFVQGVMWGVNSYDQWGVELGKQLAKKIEPELQDGCEVSSHDSSTNGLIHFLKKNFA, encoded by the exons ATGGCGCTCACCAACGATCCCAACTACAAGAAGCTGGAGCAGTGGTACAAAGCTAACGGAGGGAGCCTCGTCATGAGGGACATGTTCCAGCGTGACCAGGATCGGTTCTCCAcgttcag CACCACCCTGCAGACTGAGGATGGAGAGATCCTGCTGGACTACTCCAAGAATCTCATCAACCAGGAAGTGATGGCCATGCTGCTCGccatg GCCAAGTCGAGGGGAGTGGAGGAGGCCAGAGACCAGATGTTCTCTGGAGAGAAGATCAACTTTACCGAG ggccGTGCCGTGCTCCACGTCGCTCTGCGTAACCGCTCCAACACACCCATCAAAGTGGACGGACAGGACGTGATGCCCGAGGTGAACCGCGTTCTGGACAAGATGAAGACCTTCTGCCAC AGGGTGCGTAGCGGTGAATGGAAAGGCTTCAGCGGGAAAAGCATCACTGATGTGGTGAACATCGGCATCGGAGGATCCGACCTG GGACCTCTGATGGTGACTGAGGCTCTGAAGCCGTACTCCTCAGGAGGACCGAAGGTTTGGTTTGTCTCAAACATCGACGGGACTCACTTGGCCAAAACTCTGGCTCCTCTGAACGCAGAGAGCACCTTGTTCATCATCGCCTCCaag ACCTTCACCACTCAGGAGACCATCACCAACGCAGAGTCGGCCAGGGATTGGTTCCTGCAGACAGCCAATGAT AAATCTGCTGTGGCCAAGCATTTTGTGGCTCTGTCGACCAACGCG gtcaAAGTGAAGGACTTCGGTATCGACCCGGCCAACATGTTTGAGTTCTGGGAT TGGGTCGGAGGTCGTTACTCTCTGTGGTCGGCCATCGGTCTGTCCATCGCGCTGCACATTG GGTTTGAGAACTTTGAGCAGCTTCTGTCCGGAGCTCACTGGATG GACAACCACTTCCGTAGCGTCCCTCTGGAGCAAAATGTCCCCGTCCTGCTGGCTGTCCTTGGGGTGTGGTACATCAACTTCTTCCAAGCCGAAACTCAGGCCATGCTGCCCTACGACCAGTACATGCACCGCTTCGCTGCCTACTTCCAGCAG GGCGACATGGAGTCTAACGGTAAATACATCACCAAAGATGGAGTCAGAGTCAACTATCACACTGGACCAATCGTTTGGGGAGAACCAGGGACCAATGGCCAGCATGCCTTTTACCAGCTGATCCACCAAG GTACTCGTATGATTCCAGCGGACTTCCTCATTCCTGCTCAGTCTCAGCATCCAATCAGAGACAACCTCCACCACAAG ATCCTGGCGGCCAACTTCCTGGCTCAGACAGAAGCTCTGATGAAGGGGAAGAACTCTGAGGAGGCTCGAGCCGAGCTGGAGGCCGGCGGCCTGAAGGGAGacgctctgctgcagctgctgccgcATAAG GTCTTTGAAGGGAACAAGCCGAGTAACTCCATCGTCTTCAAGAAGCTCAGCCCATTCGTGCTGGGAGCTCTGATTG CGATGTACGAGCACAAGATCTTCGTTCAGGGTGTCATGTGGGGGGTCAACAGCTACGACCAGTGggg CGTGGAGCTCGGGAAGCAGCTGGCGAAGAAGATCGAGCCGGAGCTGCAGGACGGCTGTGAGGTCTCCTCCCACGACTCGTCCACAAACGGTCTCATCCACTTCCTGAAGAAGAACTTcgcctga